In Leuconostoc kimchii IMSNU 11154, one genomic interval encodes:
- the thrC gene encoding threonine synthase has protein sequence MNYISTRGQAPAVTASQAILNGIAPDGGLYVPEDWPDIKLDWAVLKKQTYSDIATQIFDAFFDDFSVAEIDHVVTKAYGKQWDTTNIVSTHQEADLTYMELFHGPTLAFKDIALQALPHLLTTAAKKQGTRDKIIILTATSGDTGTAAMSGFGNVEQTEIVVFYPEVGVSDIQRQQMKTESADNAHVIAITGNFDDAQKAVKSLLSDQRLVHDLQTNQMQFSSANSINIGRLVPQIVYYIYTYAQLVKNNNIKPGDAINIVVPTGNFGNILAAYYANQIGLPVKQFVVASNENNVLTDFFKTGKYDRQRAFKVTNAPAMDILVSSNLERLLYFASGKNSEEIRNYMRDLSEKGEYTLNSATRQNLSQFVSGFATQTQVSETIKAVARATQYTIDPHTAVARYVYGKQEIAGPTLLAATASPYKFPQTVLQALGITPQADFEALKQLAQATNTDIPSPVMDLFAKPVRHKQVIAAKEILATLRHEIL, from the coding sequence ATGAACTATATTTCAACACGTGGTCAAGCACCAGCAGTTACAGCCAGCCAAGCTATTTTAAATGGTATCGCACCAGACGGTGGTCTGTATGTACCTGAAGATTGGCCTGACATAAAGCTTGATTGGGCAGTACTAAAAAAGCAAACTTATTCAGATATTGCGACCCAAATTTTTGATGCATTTTTTGATGATTTCAGTGTTGCTGAAATTGATCATGTGGTCACCAAGGCTTATGGCAAACAGTGGGATACAACAAACATTGTATCGACTCATCAAGAGGCAGACCTGACATATATGGAATTGTTTCATGGGCCAACGCTCGCCTTCAAGGATATTGCTTTACAGGCATTGCCACATTTACTAACAACTGCTGCAAAAAAGCAGGGCACGCGTGATAAAATTATTATTCTAACTGCTACTTCTGGTGATACAGGGACTGCTGCGATGAGCGGTTTTGGAAATGTTGAGCAGACAGAGATTGTTGTTTTCTATCCGGAAGTTGGTGTCAGTGATATTCAACGGCAACAGATGAAAACTGAATCTGCTGATAATGCTCATGTTATTGCCATTACAGGTAACTTTGATGATGCTCAAAAAGCGGTTAAATCATTATTATCTGATCAGAGATTAGTACATGACTTACAGACTAATCAGATGCAGTTTTCATCGGCTAATTCGATTAATATTGGCCGTTTAGTGCCTCAAATTGTCTATTATATTTACACGTACGCGCAATTAGTTAAAAATAATAATATTAAACCTGGTGATGCCATTAATATTGTTGTACCAACTGGTAATTTTGGTAATATCTTAGCAGCCTACTATGCGAATCAGATAGGTCTACCTGTCAAGCAGTTTGTGGTCGCATCAAATGAAAATAATGTCCTAACAGACTTCTTTAAAACTGGTAAATATGATCGTCAGCGTGCTTTTAAAGTTACAAACGCACCAGCCATGGATATTCTTGTGTCTAGTAATTTAGAGCGCTTATTATATTTTGCTAGTGGTAAAAATAGTGAAGAAATCAGAAACTACATGCGTGATTTGTCTGAAAAAGGCGAATATACGTTAAATTCTGCTACACGTCAGAATTTGTCTCAGTTTGTTTCAGGATTTGCGACGCAAACACAAGTGTCTGAAACAATTAAAGCGGTTGCAAGGGCGACACAATATACGATTGATCCACATACAGCGGTTGCACGATATGTTTATGGTAAACAAGAAATTGCAGGGCCAACACTCCTTGCTGCTACTGCTAGCCCTTATAAATTTCCACAAACTGTATTGCAGGCCTTAGGAATAACACCGCAAGCTGATTTTGAAGCTTTAAAACAATTAGCACAAGCTACTAATACTGATATACCGTCACCGGTGATGGACTTGTTTGCTAAACCAGTTCGTCATAAACAAGTCATTGCTGCTAAAGAAATTCTAGCAACTTTACGACACGAAATACTTTAA
- the glyA gene encoding serine hydroxymethyltransferase, which produces MSFKERDPEVWSAIQQEGARQNRTIELIASENFTSKSVRAAQGSVLTNKYAEGYPYKRYYGGTEYVDVVEQLAIDRLKTLFGAEYANVQPHSGSQANAAAYMAFLQPGDRILGMNLDAGGHLTHGAKVSFSGKMYDSYTYGLDSETERLDYDAIAAQAREIKPQMIVAGASAYSRTIDFTKFRAIADEVGAYLMVDMAHIAGLVAAGLHPNPVGIADVVTSTTHKTLRGPRGGVILSQEKYAKKINSAIFPGTQGGPLEHVIAGKAIAFGEALQPEFKTYAAQVIKNAQAMAAVFNQTDDIRVVAGGTDNHLFNLDLTKTGLNGKQTQELLDTVSITTNKEALPNETLSPFVTSGIRIGTPAITTRGFNEDDARQVANLIVTAIHNYDDAKVLKTVKKEVEILAMTHLFE; this is translated from the coding sequence ATGTCATTTAAAGAACGCGACCCCGAAGTTTGGAGTGCTATTCAACAAGAAGGCGCCCGTCAAAACCGAACGATCGAACTCATTGCTTCAGAAAACTTTACTTCGAAAAGTGTCCGTGCGGCACAAGGCTCTGTTTTAACAAATAAGTATGCTGAGGGTTATCCCTACAAGCGTTATTATGGTGGTACGGAATACGTTGATGTTGTCGAACAATTGGCTATTGATCGACTTAAGACACTTTTTGGTGCAGAATACGCTAATGTACAGCCACATTCTGGTTCACAGGCTAATGCTGCTGCCTACATGGCTTTCTTACAACCTGGGGATCGCATCTTAGGGATGAACTTGGATGCTGGTGGTCATTTGACACATGGTGCTAAGGTATCGTTTTCTGGTAAAATGTATGATTCATATACCTATGGTTTGGATTCAGAAACAGAACGTCTTGATTATGATGCAATTGCTGCACAAGCGCGTGAAATAAAGCCACAAATGATTGTTGCTGGGGCATCTGCGTATTCTCGGACAATTGACTTCACAAAGTTCCGTGCTATTGCTGACGAAGTAGGTGCTTACTTGATGGTTGATATGGCACATATTGCCGGTCTTGTTGCTGCAGGGTTGCATCCTAATCCAGTTGGCATCGCTGATGTGGTAACGTCAACGACCCACAAAACATTACGCGGACCAAGAGGTGGCGTGATTTTATCGCAAGAAAAGTATGCTAAAAAGATTAATTCAGCTATTTTCCCTGGCACACAAGGCGGACCATTAGAGCATGTTATAGCAGGTAAGGCGATTGCATTTGGTGAAGCCCTACAACCAGAGTTTAAGACATATGCTGCACAAGTCATTAAAAATGCACAAGCGATGGCAGCTGTTTTCAATCAGACAGATGACATTCGTGTTGTTGCTGGTGGTACAGACAATCATTTATTTAACTTGGATTTGACAAAGACCGGTTTGAACGGTAAACAAACACAAGAATTGTTAGACACGGTATCAATTACAACGAATAAGGAAGCACTGCCAAATGAAACATTGAGTCCCTTTGTGACTTCAGGTATTCGCATTGGAACGCCTGCAATCACAACACGTGGATTTAATGAGGACGATGCACGTCAAGTAGCTAATTTAATTGTTACAGCGATTCACAATTATGATGATGCCAAAGTACTAAAGACAGTTAAAAAAGAGGTAGAAATTTTAGCTATGACACATCTATTTGAGTAA
- a CDS encoding 5-formyltetrahydrofolate cyclo-ligase — MQDKQIIRDNQKKRLAQYMGVDRKTEEAALHHLLFRSVQWQNAQVVAVVLSTPTELNTQPIIQRAWLENKRTVVPKIIDKHMFFVEITEQSEFYLGPMSIREPLSSEIFDTDAIDLVIVPGLAFSMDGKRLGYGAGYYDRFLAHYDGQSIALALGVQLIDWFPVEPHDQLVDVILNVNAAKIGDYWVNYLTQWHLALDTPLPASGQFGTVDVADELAGLIISGTKTATASWAEGYALDNEPIPKVGDFFIVLDKQRLPVAIIQTTQVVIEKFNLVDERHAYLEGEGDRTLDYWRRVHTQFWQHELAQYNYQLDDDTEIVLERFERVF; from the coding sequence ATGCAAGATAAGCAAATAATTCGTGATAATCAAAAAAAACGATTGGCCCAATATATGGGTGTGGATCGAAAAACAGAAGAAGCAGCACTACATCATTTGTTATTTCGTTCAGTACAGTGGCAGAATGCACAAGTAGTTGCTGTGGTATTAAGCACGCCAACGGAACTAAATACGCAACCTATTATTCAACGTGCGTGGTTAGAAAATAAACGAACGGTTGTGCCAAAAATTATTGATAAACATATGTTTTTTGTTGAAATAACCGAACAATCCGAGTTTTATTTAGGACCTATGTCCATTCGAGAACCGCTAAGTAGTGAGATATTTGATACTGATGCCATCGATTTAGTTATTGTACCTGGTTTAGCTTTTTCAATGGATGGCAAACGTTTAGGCTACGGTGCAGGCTATTATGACCGTTTTTTGGCACACTATGACGGCCAGTCAATCGCACTAGCATTAGGGGTACAATTAATCGATTGGTTTCCTGTTGAGCCGCATGATCAATTAGTTGATGTCATACTAAACGTGAATGCAGCGAAGATAGGTGACTATTGGGTAAACTATTTAACCCAATGGCACTTAGCATTGGACACGCCTTTGCCTGCATCAGGTCAGTTTGGTACAGTAGATGTAGCGGATGAATTAGCAGGGTTAATTATTTCAGGTACAAAAACAGCTACTGCAAGTTGGGCAGAAGGCTACGCACTAGATAATGAACCGATACCAAAAGTTGGTGATTTTTTTATTGTACTAGACAAACAAAGGTTACCAGTTGCAATCATTCAAACAACACAGGTAGTCATTGAAAAATTTAATCTTGTAGACGAACGCCATGCTTATCTTGAAGGCGAGGGCGATCGAACGCTTGATTATTGGCGACGTGTGCATACGCAGTTTTGGCAGCATGAATTAGCGCAGTATAATTATCAACTAGACGATGATACAGAAATTGTATTGGAACGGTTTGAACGTGTATTTTAG